Proteins encoded by one window of Hafnia alvei:
- a CDS encoding GHMP kinase yields the protein MAEASCPASCGELLQGWMNGGEKLISCPINWYSTVYVNEGEPSPQERPRMRQMLQQVLSYFGESPRLAESMRIEFDSTIPVAKGLASSTADIAATAVATARLLNRSLSAEQLAILCVAIEPTDSTIFKNLTLFDHQTAQTQQHFPWLPTLDIVLLESPQRIITEEFHRRDRQSLLLNQAQNLENALIQFHLANHRRCYYRLGEATTLSAIASEALLPKPEFNQLRDLVEHWGIYGLNVAHSGSVVGLLCDRRKHDIDKIVSALQERKITHSYPRIHVVKTVVGGVH from the coding sequence ATGGCTGAAGCATCCTGTCCAGCTTCTTGTGGTGAACTGCTACAAGGATGGATGAATGGAGGGGAAAAGCTCATCTCCTGCCCTATCAACTGGTATAGCACCGTTTACGTCAATGAAGGGGAACCGAGCCCACAAGAGCGTCCACGAATGCGGCAAATGCTTCAGCAGGTGTTGTCCTATTTTGGTGAATCCCCAAGGCTTGCAGAAAGTATGCGCATTGAGTTTGATTCAACTATTCCGGTCGCCAAAGGCTTAGCCAGTAGTACCGCCGATATTGCCGCCACGGCAGTGGCTACCGCGCGATTGCTTAACCGTTCGCTAAGCGCCGAACAGCTGGCCATACTTTGCGTCGCCATCGAACCCACGGACAGCACCATCTTTAAAAACCTTACGCTTTTTGACCATCAGACGGCGCAAACCCAGCAGCATTTTCCGTGGCTGCCTACGCTGGATATTGTGCTGTTAGAAAGTCCGCAGCGCATCATCACCGAAGAGTTTCACCGTAGAGATCGCCAGTCGCTGCTACTTAATCAGGCCCAGAATTTAGAAAATGCCCTAATTCAATTTCACCTTGCAAACCATCGCCGCTGTTATTATCGACTGGGAGAAGCAACTACGCTTAGCGCGATTGCCAGTGAGGCTTTGTTGCCTAAACCCGAATTTAACCAGCTGCGCGATCTGGTCGAACATTGGGGGATTTATGGTTTGAATGTGGCCCACAGCGGAAGCGTCGTTGGCTTACTCTGCGATCGACGTAAACATGATATCGACAAAATAGTCAGCGCCTTGCAGGAGCGAAAAATAACTCACAGCTATCCGAGAATTCATGTTGTTAAAACCGTTGTCGGTGGCGTGCATTAG
- a CDS encoding acyclic terpene utilization AtuA family protein, whose amino-acid sequence MSKTFKILSPTAILGYGFPEESFMLAMEESPDLIAVDAGSSDPGPHYLGAGKAFTDRAGVKRDLRYMITAGVQHNIPVVIGTAGGSGAEPHLEWCRQIILEIAKEEALEFTMAVIPADVDKAVVHAALDAGKITALDFVPELTHEAIDATTYIVAQMGIEPFQEALAAGAQVVLGGRAYDPACFAALPIMQGFDEGLALHCGKILECAAIAATPGSGSDCAMGILDESGFTLKAFNKKRQFTETSAAAHTLYEKSDPYFLPGPGGVLNLKACQFKDAGNGQVRVTGSVHEETPYTVKLEGARPVGYRTLSIAGTRDPIMIANIDDILVEVRQSVEKNLSIAPDAVKLNFQLYGKNGVMGKMEPEPNTTSYELGILLDVVAPTQAMADSICSLARSTLLHYGYTGRIATAGNLAFPFSPSDIKGGVVYEFSIYHLMEYTPEIKFKFRLENVTPEGAIA is encoded by the coding sequence ATGTCTAAAACGTTTAAGATCTTGTCGCCAACCGCCATTCTGGGATACGGGTTCCCAGAAGAAAGCTTTATGTTGGCGATGGAGGAATCTCCCGATTTGATCGCCGTTGACGCGGGTTCTTCCGATCCGGGTCCACATTATCTCGGCGCAGGCAAAGCCTTCACCGACCGCGCAGGGGTCAAGCGTGATTTGCGTTATATGATCACCGCCGGTGTTCAGCACAATATTCCGGTGGTGATTGGCACCGCTGGGGGTTCCGGTGCTGAACCTCATCTGGAGTGGTGTCGCCAAATCATTCTTGAGATTGCCAAAGAAGAAGCGCTTGAGTTTACCATGGCGGTGATCCCTGCCGACGTGGATAAAGCGGTCGTTCACGCCGCGCTGGATGCGGGAAAAATTACCGCGCTGGATTTTGTTCCTGAACTGACCCACGAAGCCATCGATGCAACCACCTATATTGTGGCGCAAATGGGTATCGAGCCGTTCCAAGAAGCGCTGGCGGCAGGTGCTCAGGTGGTGTTAGGTGGCCGAGCCTACGATCCCGCCTGCTTTGCAGCGCTGCCTATCATGCAGGGATTCGACGAAGGTTTGGCACTGCACTGCGGCAAAATACTGGAGTGTGCGGCGATTGCGGCCACGCCGGGATCAGGCTCGGATTGCGCGATGGGCATTCTGGACGAAAGCGGTTTCACCCTGAAAGCGTTCAATAAAAAGCGTCAGTTTACTGAGACGTCTGCGGCAGCGCATACGCTCTATGAGAAATCTGACCCTTATTTCTTGCCGGGGCCTGGTGGGGTATTGAACCTGAAGGCCTGTCAGTTTAAGGATGCCGGAAATGGCCAAGTCCGCGTAACCGGTTCGGTGCACGAAGAAACGCCTTACACCGTGAAACTGGAAGGCGCTCGCCCAGTGGGCTATCGCACGCTCAGTATTGCGGGAACCCGCGATCCGATCATGATTGCCAACATTGACGATATCTTGGTGGAAGTGCGTCAGAGCGTAGAGAAGAACCTCAGTATCGCGCCTGATGCCGTGAAGCTGAATTTCCAGCTTTATGGCAAAAATGGCGTTATGGGTAAGATGGAGCCCGAGCCAAATACCACCTCTTATGAATTGGGGATTTTACTCGACGTCGTCGCGCCGACTCAGGCGATGGCCGATAGTATTTGTTCTCTTGCCCGCTCTACCCTGTTGCATTATGGCTATACCGGCCGGATTGCGACAGCGGGTAATTTAGCATTCCCATTCTCTCCGTCGGATATTAAAGGCGGCGTAGTGTATGAATTTTCCATTTATCATTTAATGGAATATACCCCTGAGATTAAATTTAAGTTCCGTTTAGAAAACGTGACGCCTGAAGGAGCGATCGCATGA
- the cobA gene encoding uroporphyrinogen-III C-methyltransferase — protein sequence MRKGKVLLVGAGPGDASLITVKGLIAIREAQVIVHDRLVNLDLIAQASPNCQIINVGKKPNNHPVPQENINQILIDHALMGKNVVRLKGGDPYVFGRGGEEAESLALCGIPFEIIPGISSAIGGLACAGIPVTHRDYASSFHVVTGHMCQGNEPQNWQVLAQLEGTLIVLMGMTRQEEICQLLIEAGKSPDTPAAAVMYASQQKQQMAKGTLTTLKDEIQRKNLHAPALLVIGHVVNLSEILSFASSQIDISQEVLLQAI from the coding sequence ATGAGGAAAGGAAAAGTTTTACTAGTTGGAGCCGGGCCAGGAGATGCATCACTCATTACGGTTAAAGGTTTAATCGCTATTCGTGAGGCTCAAGTTATTGTCCACGATCGTTTGGTTAATCTTGATCTGATTGCGCAAGCCTCACCGAATTGCCAAATTATTAACGTTGGTAAAAAACCGAATAATCACCCAGTTCCTCAAGAGAACATCAACCAAATCCTCATTGATCATGCCTTAATGGGAAAAAACGTCGTTCGCCTAAAAGGGGGTGACCCCTATGTATTTGGGCGCGGCGGCGAGGAAGCAGAAAGTCTGGCGCTGTGCGGTATTCCTTTCGAGATTATTCCGGGGATTAGTTCCGCTATTGGTGGGCTGGCCTGTGCAGGCATTCCTGTCACCCATCGTGATTACGCCTCCAGTTTTCACGTAGTGACAGGACATATGTGCCAAGGCAACGAACCGCAAAATTGGCAGGTGCTGGCACAGCTGGAAGGCACGCTGATTGTCCTCATGGGTATGACCCGACAAGAGGAAATTTGCCAACTGTTGATCGAGGCCGGTAAATCACCCGATACGCCTGCGGCGGCCGTTATGTATGCCAGCCAGCAAAAACAGCAGATGGCAAAAGGCACCTTAACCACGCTCAAGGATGAAATTCAGCGTAAAAATCTGCATGCGCCTGCGCTTCTGGTTATTGGCCATGTAGTTAATCTCAGCGAAATACTGTCATTTGCTTCCAGCCAGATTGATATCAGCCAAGAAGTGTTGCTGCAGGCGATATAG
- the glmS gene encoding methylaspartate mutase subunit S encodes MQNPTIVIGVIGADCHAVGNKVLDRVFTMHDFNVINLGVMVSQDEYIDAAIETGAQAIVVSSIYGHGEVDCIGMRENCIERGIGDILLYVGGNLVIGKHDFCDIETKFKGMGFNRVFAPDTDLELVCSLMRKDIEPVMQNERVAEGVQ; translated from the coding sequence ATGCAAAATCCAACAATTGTTATTGGCGTCATCGGTGCTGATTGCCATGCTGTTGGTAACAAAGTATTAGATCGCGTATTCACCATGCACGATTTTAACGTTATTAATCTCGGCGTGATGGTTAGCCAGGATGAGTATATTGACGCGGCTATTGAAACCGGCGCACAGGCTATCGTCGTTTCCTCTATTTATGGGCACGGTGAAGTGGACTGTATTGGCATGCGGGAAAACTGCATCGAGCGCGGTATCGGCGATATCTTGCTCTACGTGGGCGGTAATCTGGTTATCGGTAAACATGACTTTTGTGACATCGAGACCAAATTTAAAGGCATGGGGTTTAATCGCGTCTTTGCACCGGATACGGATCTGGAGCTGGTTTGCTCGCTGATGAGAAAAGACATTGAACCCGTTATGCAAAACGAACGCGTGGCAGAGGGCGTGCAATGA
- a CDS encoding methylaspartate mutase subunit E has translation MELRNKKITLDDFMTERASVLQTWHTGKDVEKFEDCVKYQQTIPESKNFAKALFEADNQGITLSQPRAGVALIEEHIALLKTLQKDCDLLPTTIDAYTRLNRYEEAAIGIQKSIEAGTSKLNGLPVVNHGVKACRGITESLDKPLQIRHGTPDARLLAEIAMASGFTSYEGGGISYNIPYAKRVTLEKSIRDWQYCDRLIGVYEEHGIRINREPFGPLTGTLIPPFVSHAVAIIEGLLALEQGVRSITVGYGQVGNIVQDIAAIKSLRDLSHEYFRANGYENYELSTVFHQWMGGFPEDESRAFAVISWGAAVAGMAGATKVITKSPHEAYGIPTAEANGQGLRASNQMLNMVRDQKFPPCLEVDREVELIKREVRAVMNKVLELGNGDIAIGTVRAFEAGVLDVPFAPATCNSGKMLPIRDNNGAIRVFDPGSVPLPKDVLTLHHDFVAERAKEEGREPSFQMIIDDINAVSHSKLIGRP, from the coding sequence ATGGAACTTCGAAACAAAAAAATTACGTTAGACGATTTTATGACCGAGCGTGCCAGTGTTTTACAAACTTGGCATACCGGCAAGGATGTTGAAAAATTTGAGGACTGCGTCAAATATCAGCAAACGATCCCTGAATCAAAAAACTTCGCCAAGGCACTGTTTGAAGCCGACAACCAAGGAATCACGCTCAGCCAGCCACGTGCGGGGGTGGCGTTAATTGAAGAGCATATTGCGCTGCTTAAAACGCTGCAAAAAGATTGCGATCTGCTGCCAACCACCATTGATGCCTATACCCGTCTGAATCGTTATGAAGAAGCCGCCATCGGCATTCAGAAATCCATTGAAGCAGGAACCTCGAAGCTTAACGGCCTGCCGGTCGTCAACCACGGCGTAAAAGCCTGCCGTGGCATTACAGAGTCGCTAGACAAGCCACTTCAGATCCGTCACGGCACGCCCGACGCTCGTCTGTTAGCCGAGATCGCGATGGCCAGCGGGTTTACCAGCTACGAAGGTGGCGGTATCTCCTACAACATTCCCTATGCGAAACGCGTGACGCTCGAAAAATCCATCCGTGATTGGCAATACTGCGACCGTTTGATCGGCGTGTATGAAGAGCACGGCATTCGAATCAACCGCGAACCGTTCGGCCCATTAACCGGCACGCTGATCCCGCCGTTTGTTTCCCATGCGGTGGCCATCATTGAAGGGCTGCTCGCGCTGGAGCAAGGCGTTCGCTCTATTACGGTCGGGTACGGTCAGGTCGGCAACATCGTGCAAGACATTGCCGCCATTAAGTCGCTGCGCGATCTGTCTCATGAATATTTCCGTGCCAATGGCTATGAGAACTATGAACTGAGCACCGTTTTCCATCAGTGGATGGGCGGTTTCCCTGAAGATGAGTCCCGCGCATTCGCCGTTATCTCTTGGGGTGCAGCGGTTGCCGGAATGGCTGGCGCAACCAAGGTGATTACTAAGAGCCCGCATGAGGCCTATGGCATTCCAACCGCGGAGGCCAACGGTCAAGGGCTGCGCGCCTCTAATCAGATGCTGAATATGGTTCGCGATCAGAAATTCCCACCGTGCCTAGAAGTCGATCGCGAAGTGGAGCTTATCAAGCGTGAAGTGCGTGCCGTAATGAACAAAGTGCTGGAATTGGGTAACGGCGACATCGCAATCGGCACGGTACGCGCTTTTGAAGCCGGTGTGCTGGATGTACCGTTTGCGCCAGCGACCTGTAACTCAGGAAAAATGCTGCCGATCCGCGACAACAACGGCGCGATCCGCGTATTCGATCCAGGCTCTGTGCCGCTGCCTAAAGATGTCCTGACGCTGCACCACGATTTTGTTGCCGAACGCGCCAAGGAAGAAGGCCGTGAGCCCTCTTTCCAAATGATCATTGATGATATTAACGCTGTATCCCATAGCAAATTAATAGGAAGACCATAA
- a CDS encoding cobyric acid synthase, with translation MSLSLMVQGTASDVGKSVLVAGFCRIFMQDGYRCKPFKSQNMALNSGITAQGDEMGRAQIFQAQAAGVAPDVRMNPVLLKPTSDRKAQVIVMGKVACHMDAVEYHHYKPQLQQQIKTVYQQLASESDIMVLEGAGSPAEINLRDRDIVNMGMAEAAGAPVLLVADIDRGGVFASIYGTLALLKPEERARVIGVIINKFRGNIALLRPGLKQIETLTQVPVLGVLPWLSLDLEDEDGVALQVGKYSSAKEADLDVVVIQFPHIANFTDFNPLSVQPDVRLRYAVDPQEIMGADLIILPGSKNTLGDLSWLRSRRLDRAIKKAHGSGTAVMGICGGYQMLGNQIFDEVESGLSHMCGLGLLDVDTCFEPSKKTAQVAGVSSSHLNGLLAQCCDQPLTGYEIHMGVSTLGENARPFAHMQVKNGQAETWLDGALNHDGSVAGSYLHGLFDQNQFTRSLLNQLRQKKGLAPLDGENFDYTRHKETQFDALASNMRVHLDIDRIYALMRQHQEPQH, from the coding sequence ATGAGCCTTTCGCTGATGGTTCAAGGCACCGCCTCCGACGTAGGAAAAAGTGTTTTAGTCGCCGGATTTTGCCGTATTTTTATGCAGGATGGTTATCGCTGTAAGCCTTTCAAATCACAGAATATGGCGTTGAACTCAGGGATCACCGCGCAGGGCGATGAAATGGGGCGAGCACAGATTTTTCAGGCGCAGGCGGCGGGAGTTGCTCCCGATGTGCGTATGAATCCGGTGCTGCTTAAGCCAACGAGCGATCGCAAAGCGCAGGTTATTGTGATGGGAAAAGTGGCCTGCCATATGGATGCCGTGGAATATCACCATTATAAACCCCAGCTACAGCAGCAGATTAAAACCGTCTATCAACAGCTGGCGAGCGAATCGGACATCATGGTGCTGGAAGGTGCAGGCAGCCCGGCAGAAATTAATCTGCGCGATCGAGATATCGTGAATATGGGCATGGCCGAGGCCGCTGGTGCACCGGTATTGCTGGTGGCTGATATCGACCGCGGCGGGGTATTTGCTTCTATCTATGGCACCTTAGCGTTGCTCAAACCTGAGGAAAGGGCGCGTGTCATTGGCGTCATCATCAATAAATTTCGCGGTAATATCGCGCTGTTGCGCCCTGGACTCAAGCAAATTGAAACGCTGACTCAGGTTCCCGTTCTCGGCGTTTTGCCTTGGCTATCGCTGGATCTGGAGGATGAAGACGGCGTTGCGCTGCAGGTCGGAAAATACTCCTCCGCCAAAGAAGCCGATCTGGACGTGGTGGTGATTCAGTTTCCGCATATCGCCAACTTCACCGATTTTAATCCGCTCTCGGTGCAGCCGGATGTACGTCTGCGCTACGCCGTCGATCCACAGGAAATCATGGGCGCGGATCTGATTATTTTGCCGGGCAGTAAAAATACGCTCGGCGATCTGAGCTGGTTAAGATCGCGCAGGCTGGATCGCGCGATTAAAAAAGCCCACGGTTCAGGTACCGCAGTCATGGGGATCTGCGGTGGTTATCAAATGCTGGGTAATCAGATCTTCGATGAAGTGGAATCAGGCCTAAGCCATATGTGCGGATTAGGCTTGCTGGATGTGGATACCTGTTTTGAACCGAGTAAAAAAACCGCGCAGGTGGCGGGCGTTTCAAGCTCACACCTCAACGGCCTGCTGGCTCAGTGCTGCGATCAACCTCTGACGGGTTATGAGATCCATATGGGAGTTTCAACGCTGGGTGAAAATGCCCGCCCGTTTGCCCATATGCAGGTTAAGAATGGTCAGGCGGAAACGTGGCTCGACGGGGCGCTAAACCATGATGGCAGCGTAGCGGGCAGCTATTTGCATGGCCTATTTGATCAAAATCAGTTCACCCGATCATTGCTCAATCAGCTGCGGCAGAAAAAAGGCCTAGCACCGCTAGACGGTGAAAACTTCGATTACACGCGCCACAAAGAGACGCAGTTTGACGCGCTGGCATCCAACATGCGCGTGCATTTGGATATCGATCGTATCTACGCTTTGATGCGCCAGCATCAGGAACCACAACATTGA
- a CDS encoding methylaspartate ammonia-lyase, whose protein sequence is MKIKHALFTAGNSSFYFDDQQAIKNGAQLDGFIYKGKPVTPGFTSIRQAGECVSIQLILENGAVAVGDCAAVQYSGAGGRDPLFVAANFVPFLEKHIKPLLEGRSVDEFLLNARFFDEVTIEGKQLHTAIRYGLSQALLDATALATGRLKAEVVCDEWHLPVIAESIPLFGQSGDDRYIAVDKMIVKGVDVLPHGLINNVDEKLGRNGEKLREYVSWLAKRIADLRVDPNYKPNLHIDVYGTIGLIFDKDPIRCAEYIASLQEQAGDLELYIEGPVDAGNKPDQIRLLTEITHHLKKLGSKVKIVADEWCNTYQDIIDFTDAGSCHMVQIKTPDLGSIHNIVDAVLYCNKKGMEAYQGGTCNETDVSARTCVHVAIASRPMRMLIKPGMGFDEGMNIVFNEMSRTLAQLNAKAN, encoded by the coding sequence ATGAAAATCAAACACGCACTCTTCACCGCTGGCAATTCATCCTTCTATTTTGACGATCAGCAAGCGATTAAAAATGGCGCTCAGTTAGATGGGTTTATCTATAAAGGGAAGCCGGTCACACCAGGGTTTACCTCGATCCGTCAGGCCGGTGAATGCGTTTCTATCCAATTAATTTTAGAAAACGGCGCAGTGGCCGTGGGTGACTGTGCGGCGGTTCAATACTCTGGCGCAGGCGGTCGCGATCCGCTGTTTGTGGCGGCAAATTTTGTTCCTTTCTTGGAAAAACACATTAAGCCGTTGCTTGAAGGCCGCAGCGTGGATGAGTTTTTGCTTAACGCCCGTTTCTTCGACGAAGTGACCATTGAAGGCAAACAGCTGCATACGGCGATCCGCTATGGTCTGTCACAGGCGTTGCTGGACGCAACCGCGTTAGCTACCGGCCGTTTAAAAGCCGAAGTGGTCTGTGACGAATGGCACCTGCCAGTTATCGCTGAATCTATTCCTCTGTTTGGTCAAAGCGGCGACGATCGCTATATCGCCGTCGACAAAATGATAGTGAAAGGCGTTGACGTGCTGCCGCACGGCTTGATTAACAACGTCGATGAAAAGCTGGGCCGCAACGGTGAGAAACTGCGTGAGTATGTGAGTTGGCTGGCAAAACGCATTGCCGATCTGCGCGTCGATCCTAACTATAAACCGAATCTGCATATTGACGTTTACGGCACCATCGGTCTGATTTTCGATAAAGATCCGATCCGCTGCGCGGAGTATATCGCCAGCCTGCAAGAGCAAGCGGGCGATCTGGAGCTGTACATTGAAGGTCCGGTTGACGCGGGCAATAAACCCGATCAGATCCGTCTGTTAACCGAGATCACCCACCACCTCAAAAAACTGGGTTCGAAGGTCAAAATCGTCGCTGACGAATGGTGCAATACCTATCAAGACATCATCGATTTTACCGATGCAGGCAGCTGCCATATGGTTCAGATTAAAACTCCGGATCTGGGCAGTATCCATAACATCGTTGACGCCGTTCTTTACTGTAATAAAAAAGGTATGGAAGCGTATCAGGGCGGTACCTGTAACGAAACCGACGTTAGCGCCCGCACCTGCGTGCACGTTGCCATCGCTTCACGCCCAATGCGTATGCTGATCAAGCCGGGTATGGGCTTTGATGAAGGGATGAATATCGTATTTAACGAGATGTCTCGTACTCTCGCTCAGTTGAATGCAAAGGCGAACTAA
- the cobS gene encoding adenosylcobinamide-GDP ribazoletransferase — MTLTMFWATVQFITRLPVPSRWAEGADFQQYGRGVPAFPIVGLMVGMLAAGVSLAISQSGGGIFIGALGYVFALTLLTGGFHLDGLADTCDGIFSARQRERMLEIMRDSRLGTYGGLALIFCVITKTLAVVSLSQLSPWVLFGFLSCACVAGRTAMVLVMYGQRYARQGDGMGNIYIGKISRLQAATTLVIGCLLVGILGGRQALAALAITFVAIYALAGYFRHHLGGQTGDTLGAAEEMGELIFLLSLLWV, encoded by the coding sequence ATGACGCTGACGATGTTCTGGGCCACGGTGCAATTTATTACCCGCTTGCCGGTGCCAAGCCGCTGGGCCGAGGGGGCCGATTTTCAGCAATACGGGCGCGGCGTTCCTGCATTTCCCATCGTGGGGCTGATGGTGGGGATGCTGGCCGCTGGGGTTTCGCTGGCTATTAGCCAGTCAGGCGGGGGCATTTTTATTGGCGCGTTGGGCTACGTATTTGCGCTGACGTTGCTGACCGGCGGTTTTCATTTGGATGGATTAGCCGATACCTGCGATGGCATTTTCTCTGCCCGCCAGCGCGAGCGAATGCTGGAAATTATGCGGGACAGCCGCCTTGGCACCTACGGTGGTTTAGCGCTGATTTTCTGTGTGATAACCAAAACGCTGGCGGTGGTATCGCTTTCCCAGCTATCCCCGTGGGTATTATTCGGCTTTTTGAGCTGTGCCTGCGTGGCGGGGAGAACCGCGATGGTGCTGGTGATGTATGGGCAGCGCTATGCCCGCCAAGGCGACGGAATGGGCAACATCTATATCGGCAAAATATCACGTTTGCAGGCAGCAACCACGTTAGTCATCGGCTGTTTGCTGGTGGGAATACTGGGCGGTCGTCAGGCGCTGGCGGCGTTGGCTATCACATTCGTCGCTATTTACGCGCTGGCGGGTTACTTCCGGCATCACCTCGGCGGGCAAACCGGAGACACGCTGGGCGCGGCAGAAGAGATGGGCGAGCTGATTTTCCTTTTATCGCTACTTTGGGTATAG
- a CDS encoding DUF4387 domain-containing protein, whose amino-acid sequence MKKSILDLAHVVRSKNAGPYELVLDILFKDKKIYSRIKESGQFKKELIAQIYKIDPKSVHRIVWFDPANAVKVVMPRGIVSGSVGDTDVYGAQQHAPLLKLEFAV is encoded by the coding sequence ATGAAAAAATCAATCCTAGACTTGGCTCATGTGGTCAGGTCTAAAAATGCGGGTCCTTATGAATTAGTGCTGGATATTTTATTTAAGGATAAAAAAATATATTCCCGCATCAAAGAATCAGGGCAATTTAAAAAAGAGCTGATTGCTCAGATTTATAAAATAGATCCAAAATCAGTTCACCGCATTGTGTGGTTCGACCCTGCGAACGCCGTTAAGGTGGTGATGCCTCGCGGCATAGTGTCTGGCTCCGTTGGCGATACCGATGTGTATGGTGCTCAGCAGCACGCACCGCTGTTAAAACTCGAATTCGCTGTTTAG
- the glmL gene encoding methylaspartate mutase accessory protein GlmL, whose translation MINVSIDIGSTWTKGAVFEVGDNDHIEVKNCALSPTTPHHLAEGFFTVLNRILNVDDARPLLASGKIKLDYSSSAKGGLAVAAIGLVPSITLESAKVTAHSAGAKVSQHFAYNLNKADLRALEATPPDILLFTGGTDGGDCAHGLANAKLLAKSNLDCAIIYAGNRDLQDEVQDLLGDKDLTIVDNVLPSLDNPSPLGARSAICDIFLHKIVKGKGLDVIVEQTGEEPLPTPYSVFELVEQIRRHVVGWETFMLIDMGGATTDIYSANQNSLAPDTVMHGLPEPIVKRTVEGDLGMRVSAITAGETGAPLITHYFSHQESKIAAFHHYLKHLVAHPGYLPRTDEERVFDQLLAGICVGYAAERHAGKKVQVCTCAGNVDLQVGRDLNPIKKVIGTGGWLSRAHDFDIHHWLKYRDLDDDGKQVLLPSQFEYYRDTQGLLPLLANVARRFPKAAAQTSVQILNK comes from the coding sequence ATGATCAACGTCTCTATCGATATCGGCTCCACATGGACAAAAGGAGCAGTGTTCGAGGTGGGAGATAATGACCATATTGAAGTCAAAAACTGCGCATTATCCCCAACGACACCGCACCATCTGGCTGAAGGATTTTTTACCGTTCTGAATAGAATCCTCAACGTTGACGATGCACGTCCTCTTTTGGCATCGGGAAAAATCAAGCTTGATTACTCCTCGTCGGCAAAAGGCGGGCTGGCCGTTGCCGCCATCGGTCTGGTGCCCAGCATCACGTTAGAATCGGCGAAGGTCACGGCGCATTCTGCCGGAGCAAAGGTTTCGCAGCATTTTGCTTATAACCTGAACAAAGCAGATCTGCGTGCTTTAGAAGCTACACCACCCGATATTTTGCTGTTTACCGGAGGCACCGACGGCGGTGACTGTGCACATGGTTTAGCCAACGCCAAGCTGTTGGCCAAATCTAATCTCGACTGCGCCATTATTTATGCGGGTAATCGCGACCTGCAAGATGAGGTTCAGGATCTGCTCGGCGATAAAGATTTAACCATCGTCGATAACGTTTTGCCGAGTCTGGATAACCCAAGTCCATTGGGTGCGCGCAGCGCTATTTGCGATATTTTCCTGCATAAAATCGTTAAGGGAAAAGGCTTAGACGTCATTGTGGAGCAGACTGGCGAAGAGCCGCTGCCTACCCCCTACTCCGTTTTCGAACTCGTGGAGCAGATCCGTCGCCATGTCGTGGGATGGGAAACCTTCATGCTGATCGATATGGGCGGCGCCACGACTGATATTTATTCAGCCAACCAGAACAGTCTGGCACCGGACACCGTGATGCATGGGCTGCCTGAACCTATCGTTAAACGCACGGTAGAGGGCGATCTGGGGATGCGAGTATCGGCCATCACGGCGGGTGAAACCGGAGCGCCGCTGATTACGCATTATTTTTCTCATCAAGAAAGCAAAATTGCGGCCTTTCATCACTACCTAAAGCATCTGGTGGCGCATCCCGGCTATCTGCCGCGCACCGATGAAGAGCGCGTCTTTGATCAACTGCTGGCGGGGATCTGTGTGGGTTACGCCGCTGAACGCCACGCAGGCAAAAAAGTACAGGTTTGTACCTGCGCCGGAAATGTCGACCTCCAAGTGGGCCGAGATCTCAATCCGATTAAAAAAGTGATCGGCACCGGCGGCTGGCTCTCACGCGCTCATGATTTCGATATTCACCACTGGTTGAAATATCGCGATCTGGACGATGACGGCAAACAAGTGCTGCTGCCAAGTCAGTTTGAATATTACCGAGATACACAGGGTTTACTTCCGCTACTCGCCAATGTCGCTCGTCGCTTTCCTAAAGCTGCCGCCCAGACTAGCGTTCAAATTTTGAACAAGTAA